Part of the Sodalinema gerasimenkoae IPPAS B-353 genome is shown below.
CGATGAGGTGCGCTCCCTGGCTCGTCAGTCAGCGGATGCGACCACCGAAATTGAAAATCTGGTCCAGGAAATTCAGGCAGAAACGAAGGATGTGACCCTGGCGATGGAAATGGCCTCGGAACAGGTGACGAAGGGGACAAATCTGGTGGGCGAAACCCGGCAAACTCTCAATGAGATTGTGACGGCGACGGCCCAAATCGGGGAACTGGTGCAGGGAATTACCCATGCGACGCAGGTACAAACGGAACAAGCTCAATCGGTGACAGAGATGATGCGCTCAATTGCAGAAATTGCCAACCAAACCTCGGAAAACTCCATCGCGATTTCCTCGCGCTTTAAGGATGCTCTGACCACAGCTCAGGAGTTACAATCAAGTGCGGGACAATTTAAGGTGAGTTAGGAAAGAGGCAATAGGCAGCAGGCAGCAGGCAGCAGGTAACAGGCAACAGGCAACAGGCAATAGGGGTAAGTTCCTCGATAAGCTAGAACTCATCCCTGTTGCAGGGGCAATAACGATTAACACTAATTTTCATTTATGAACAGCCGTCGTGATCAAGGATATGTCTATTTCCTGAGTGAAGCCCCGGAGTTGCTGCAAGCCGTGGAAGATGGTCTGCTGAAACTTCATGAGGGAAATCGGATTCAGAATGTCCATGGCATGATGCGGGCAACTCATACCTTAAAGGGGGCGGCGGCGAATGTGGGCCTGGAGGGGTTAAAATCCATTTCTCACTCGATGGAGGATGCCTTTAAGGCTCTTTATAATGAAGAGATTCCTATTGATAATGAGTTGGAAGGTCTCTTGTTTGAGGGCTATGAATGTCTGCGAAATGCGTTGACAGCAGAGATGAATCAAACCCCTATCGATGAGGAGGTTTTGTTAAATCGAGCGGCAGATGTGTTAGCCCGCTTGCGGGATAAGTTGGGGGATGATTTTGGGCAAAAAGAGTATATTCCTACGTCATCTGAGTTGGGATTTGATATTGCTAAATCTATTTTTGAGTTAGGGGTTCAACAGCGTTTAGATGAGCTTAAACGCCAAGTTGAACAGGGAGATATTCAAGCCATTGAAGACAGTTTAAGGTCGGGAGCTGAGGTTTTTGTTGGCTTGGGGGAATCCTTAAATTTGCCCGGTTGGAGTCAAATTGCTGAGACGGTTTTGCAAGCCTTAGGCCGGAGTCCGAAACAGATTCAGACCATTGGCGAGTTGGCCTTAGCCGATTATCAACAGGGACAACGGCAGGTATTGGGGGGCGATCGCGATTCGGGGGGGTCACCATCGGCCGGATTGCTGGCCCTGGCCCAGGGAACGGTTCCCGAGGCGAAGGTGGCGCGGGGGGTGGTTCCTAGTTCCCCTGGGCCGTTGGACTCGTTGACCACGGAGGAGGTTCGCCAGGACGAGACGGCGTTGGATGTGGAACTGGGGCAGTTTCGGGAGTTCTTGGGGGACAAACGCTATGGAAAACCGGTGTCCTCTGGGGTGGCTGAGTTTTTCGAGGAGGCGATTCGCACTGTGGCGGCTTGGTTTGCCCAGGAGGAGGAGATTCCCCTGGCGAACTTTTGTTTTGAGTTAATGGTTCCCAAGTTGCCCCGTAAGAAGGCGAATCATAAAAAAACCGTGGTTAAAACCGCCTCGGGGATTAAAAAATGGGTTGAGGCCTTTTTAACCTCGATTGAGCAACCTAAGGATAGTGCCAGTTTCAAGCTTTATCGCCATTGGACAATGCTCTCGATGGTGGTGATGTTGGCGAAGTTTCAATATGCCAGTGATACCCAGCAGCCGAAAACCTATGAAGACGTGATGTTAGTCGAAGCCCTACGCCGTCTCAATCGGGCCGTGGGCGATCGCTATCAGGAATTACCTCCCGTCTCGAAACAGGAGAAAAACTGGCTTCAACACCCCGCCGTTGAGCAGTTGCGGAGGGCCGCCCTAGAACAGGAGTCGGAGGAGGATGAGGATCTCCTAGAAGGGGTTTGGGGAGATTTAGACGATGCCCCAGCGGCCATGAGCGATGACCTAATCTCACAAGGGGATGAATCGACCCTAGAGGCGGTGGTTGAGTCCAACATCCCAGAACCGGAGATAGGGGCAGAGACTGGGGCAAAGACTGGGGCAGAGATAGCAGAGGGAAAGTCCCAAACCGACCCCCCCCAGGAGACGTCAGAAGCCCCGTTGACCACTCCAGCCTCTGAATCAACGGCCTCTGATGTGGTTGAAGATCCCGTTCAGGAGGGAGAATTTTTTGATGAGACTCCCTCCGCATCCAAGGCAAAGACCCAAGGCACGTCCCGAACGGCTGCGGGAGAGGGAACAACGCGGCAGTTGGTGAGTGTGGACATCAAGGGACTCGAACGCCTCAATCACCGTTTGGGGGAGTTACTGGTCGATCGCAACCGTCAGGCCCTCGAAGAAGAAGCCCTACAACAGTCGGCAGTACGACTGCGATCGCAAATCCATCAACACCGAGATACTATTAGTCAACTTTTGGACTGGTCAGAACGAACTCTCATGGTGAGCGGGGATGCGGCCCGGGTCATGGGACAAGATCCCTTCTCTGGCAATCCTCTCAGCACCCCAATTGCCGGGGATGGCTTTAACTTCGATAGTATTGCCGATTTGCATCTACTCCTGAAAACCGCCTTCGGTCAAGTCTCGGGACTCGAACAGAACACCGAGGACATTTATGGTCGCAGTCGGGAACTGGCCCAGTTAATGGAAAAACAACAACAACTGCTTTCTGTGATGCAAGATGATTTAGTCGATGTTCGCATGTTGCCCTTTGGGGAAGTGTTACAGCGGTTCCCGTTGATGTTGCAGCAACTGTCTCGCATTCAGGGCAAACCGGTGACCCTGGAGATGGATGGCCAGGATCTTCTGATTGAACAGAGTATTGCTCAAAAACTCTATGAACCTCTGCTACATTTAGTTCGCAATGCCTTCGACCATGGGATTGAGTCCTCGGACGACCGTCTCGCGGCAGGGAAACCGGAGGTGGGGACTATCTCCATTCGTGCCTACAATCAAGGGGTTCAGACCACGATTGAGGTGCGGGATGACGGACGGGGATTGAACTTAGAGGGGATTCGTCGCAAAGCCGTAGAGGGGAAATTTCTCTCGGAGGAGGAGGCCCGACAGATCATTTCCACGAACCATCTCGATGTGTTGTTTGAACCAGGGTTCTCCACGGCGGGCCAGGTGAATGAGATTTCCGGGCGGGGTGTGGGCCTCGATGTGGTGCGATCGCAACTCCAGACCCTCAAAGGCCGAATTGCGGTGGAGTCTCAGCCGGGTCAGGGAACGGTCTTTATTTTGCAAATTCCCCTTTCGATTACCATCGCCAAGGTGTTGGTGGTTCAGGCGGGAGGGTCGGCCTATGGTCTCTTATTGGACTCCATCGATAAGATTGTCATGCCGCCACCGGGCCATCTCAAGCATTTCGAAAATCATCGTGTCTTGCAACTCGACACCGAAGACGACAACCGGACGATGGTATCGGTGCGTCAGTTAGCCGATTTGTTGCATTATCAATCGTCCCTAGTTGAGGAGAAACAAGAACCCACCACCAACAAACTCTCGATTTCCCGAGATTTAAGTGCGCCGATTCTCTTGCTGCGTCAGGCTAGCCGGCTGATGGGGTTAGAAGTCGATCGCATCATCGGGGAACAGGAGTTAGTGATTCGTCCTCTGGGGCAGGCGATCGCCCCGCCGCCCTATGTTTATGGTTGTAGTATCCTCAGTGATAGTCGTCTGGCGTTGGTAATCGATGGGGGGGAAATCTTCCAAAGCCAAACGGGGCCAACTCTGCCGCAAACCAGCGTATCTCACCCTCAGTTTAGCCGCAGTTCCCAGGGGCGATCGGCCGTTGCCCTGGGTCCCTCAGACAATCCCTCCTCGTCGGCCAGCCTGGATGATAGAGTGTCACCCCTGTCCCTGTCTCCTGCGGTTACCGACTCTCGGAGTCAGTCCATCGTTTTGTTAGTGATTGATGACTCTATCAACCTCCGCCACACCCTTACTGCCACCTTACGGGATGCCGGCTATGAGGTCGTCCAGGCCCGAGACGGTCAGGAAGCCATTTCTCAACTTCAAGAGCATCCCGAGATTGCCCTAGCCCTCTGTGATATTGAAATGCCTCACATGAATGGCTTTGAGTTCCTCACCTACTGTCGTCAGGGGGGTCCCTTAGCCCAACTCCCCATTGTCATGCTGACCTCCCACAGCAGCCAAAAATACCGCCAAATTGCCAAAGAACTCGGCTGTACTGGCTATCTAACGAAACCTCTCTCGCAACCGGAGTTGTTGTCCATATTGGAGGAGTTGTTGGGGGAAGAGGGGAGAGGGCAATAGGCAAGAGGCAAGAGGAGAAACACTTCAGTCACAGAGGACACCGAGGAAGAAGAGGGACCCCTGTTCCCTGTTCCGGTGTTCCCTGTTCCGGTGTTCCCTTCTTCTCCACTTTTGCCTTTTGCCTTTTGCCTTTTGCCTTTTGCCTTTTGCCTTTTGCCTTCCCGCCTCACAGAGTCAGCAGTTGGCGAACCGCGTTAATCATCTCATCCGGGTGGAAGGGTTTGGCGATATAGGCATCCGCCCCGACCTTCATGCCCCAGTAGCGATCAAACTCCTCCCCTTTGCAGGAACACATGATGACTGGAATATCCTTCGTACGGGGATGTGCCTTCATCTTGCGGCAGACGTCATACCCGTTGGGATTGGGCATCACAATATCCAATACCACCAAATCGGGGGTATTGGCCTTGAGATACTTTAGGGCCTCCACGCCACTCCGCGCTGGTACTACCTGCATTCCCTGGTTTCGTAACAGGTTAGCAATCATCTCCCGTTGGGAGGTACTGTCCTCAACGACTAAAATCGTACTCATGGCTTGTTTCTATAGCAGTGGCAGCCCAACGCGGTGCAAACGCAGTTCAATCGTGGCAATACATCACCATCTTAAGACACTGTCTGCATCATCGTCTCTGGAAATTAGATTTTCTTGGGCAAATCGGGCCAATGGTCTGTCCCCCGAGATTAGAAATCAAAATAGATATAGGGCAGACTGTCTTCCGGGGCAAAGAGAAGCACAGCATACCAACAGATGGGAACCAGGGCAATTTTTACATGCCAGTTGAGTTGCACCTTGAGGGTATGACAGAAAAAATGGGCCAGGAACATGGCGGCGAAAATCCCCAGAAAGGCGATGGCCAACTGTTCCGGCATCCAACCGACGGTTTCTAGATAAACTAAATCCAAGAATTGGGCATCGCGAGACTGGCCCCAGAGATGGCGCACCACCCAACCGGACACCTGCAAATCGGGGAGACGGAAGAAAATCCAGGAGAAAAAGACCATTCCCTGGGTGAGTAGCCAGGCCAACATCACCCCAGGGAAACTACGCCACAACGCGGCTAACCCCTGCCAACGTTGGGAGAGGACATCATTGAGACGATGGATAACTAACCCCGCGCCGTGAATTGCCCCCCAAACCAGGAATCCTGCTGGGTTCATCCCTGCGGTTGCACTGCCATGCCACAGGCCCGCAAGCAGCATCACGATCATTAAGTTAATGCAGGTTCTTAGCAAGCCGCGACGAGACCCCCCTAGGGGGAAATAGAGGTAATTGCGCAGCCAACTGCCTAAGGTAATATGCCAGCGTCGCCAAAAGTCAGCGATGCTGGTAGAGATATAGGGGAAATTAAAGTTTTCCGGTAAGGTCCACCCCAATAACAGGGCACTCCCCCGAGCCATATCGACATAACCACTGAAATCGAGATACAGTTGTAAGCCATAGCCAATCACCGCTAACTGTAAATCGATGCTTCCGGCCCGTTGGGTGTTTTCAAAACAAAGATTGACAAAAATCGCCAAGTTATCGGCGAGTAATCCCTTTTTAATGGCACCACTGGCAATGAGCCATAAGCCATCGGTGACTTGCTCAATTTTCAGGGGATGTTGCAGTTGCCACTGTTCAAACCACTGATGAAAGCGGGTGATTGGGCCCGAGATGAGTTTGGGAAAATAGAATTTATAGGCAGAAAATTCAAAGAAGTTGTGACTGGGGGGCGCCCCTCGGAAGACGTCAATGAGGTAAGCGATACATTCAAAGCCAAAAAAACTA
Proteins encoded:
- a CDS encoding MBOAT family O-acyltransferase, translating into MTFVSILYGLFLLSTVILYWGIPNRRFRLGLILTASVIFYGSIQLQSLPFLLLMAWGTFALGKPLSETTPTQPTDQTKTLSNEAWRQLELRWQQRRRWLLTAGIALNVLILVGFKYAPFLFPTLGQESPVLAPWLDPYFVMPLGISFFGFECIAYLIDVFRGAPPSHNFFEFSAYKFYFPKLISGPITRFHQWFEQWQLQHPLKIEQVTDGLWLIASGAIKKGLLADNLAIFVNLCFENTQRAGSIDLQLAVIGYGLQLYLDFSGYVDMARGSALLLGWTLPENFNFPYISTSIADFWRRWHITLGSWLRNYLYFPLGGSRRGLLRTCINLMIVMLLAGLWHGSATAGMNPAGFLVWGAIHGAGLVIHRLNDVLSQRWQGLAALWRSFPGVMLAWLLTQGMVFFSWIFFRLPDLQVSGWVVRHLWGQSRDAQFLDLVYLETVGWMPEQLAIAFLGIFAAMFLAHFFCHTLKVQLNWHVKIALVPICWYAVLLFAPEDSLPYIYFDF
- a CDS encoding hybrid sensor histidine kinase/response regulator, coding for MNSRRDQGYVYFLSEAPELLQAVEDGLLKLHEGNRIQNVHGMMRATHTLKGAAANVGLEGLKSISHSMEDAFKALYNEEIPIDNELEGLLFEGYECLRNALTAEMNQTPIDEEVLLNRAADVLARLRDKLGDDFGQKEYIPTSSELGFDIAKSIFELGVQQRLDELKRQVEQGDIQAIEDSLRSGAEVFVGLGESLNLPGWSQIAETVLQALGRSPKQIQTIGELALADYQQGQRQVLGGDRDSGGSPSAGLLALAQGTVPEAKVARGVVPSSPGPLDSLTTEEVRQDETALDVELGQFREFLGDKRYGKPVSSGVAEFFEEAIRTVAAWFAQEEEIPLANFCFELMVPKLPRKKANHKKTVVKTASGIKKWVEAFLTSIEQPKDSASFKLYRHWTMLSMVVMLAKFQYASDTQQPKTYEDVMLVEALRRLNRAVGDRYQELPPVSKQEKNWLQHPAVEQLRRAALEQESEEDEDLLEGVWGDLDDAPAAMSDDLISQGDESTLEAVVESNIPEPEIGAETGAKTGAEIAEGKSQTDPPQETSEAPLTTPASESTASDVVEDPVQEGEFFDETPSASKAKTQGTSRTAAGEGTTRQLVSVDIKGLERLNHRLGELLVDRNRQALEEEALQQSAVRLRSQIHQHRDTISQLLDWSERTLMVSGDAARVMGQDPFSGNPLSTPIAGDGFNFDSIADLHLLLKTAFGQVSGLEQNTEDIYGRSRELAQLMEKQQQLLSVMQDDLVDVRMLPFGEVLQRFPLMLQQLSRIQGKPVTLEMDGQDLLIEQSIAQKLYEPLLHLVRNAFDHGIESSDDRLAAGKPEVGTISIRAYNQGVQTTIEVRDDGRGLNLEGIRRKAVEGKFLSEEEARQIISTNHLDVLFEPGFSTAGQVNEISGRGVGLDVVRSQLQTLKGRIAVESQPGQGTVFILQIPLSITIAKVLVVQAGGSAYGLLLDSIDKIVMPPPGHLKHFENHRVLQLDTEDDNRTMVSVRQLADLLHYQSSLVEEKQEPTTNKLSISRDLSAPILLLRQASRLMGLEVDRIIGEQELVIRPLGQAIAPPPYVYGCSILSDSRLALVIDGGEIFQSQTGPTLPQTSVSHPQFSRSSQGRSAVALGPSDNPSSSASLDDRVSPLSLSPAVTDSRSQSIVLLVIDDSINLRHTLTATLRDAGYEVVQARDGQEAISQLQEHPEIALALCDIEMPHMNGFEFLTYCRQGGPLAQLPIVMLTSHSSQKYRQIAKELGCTGYLTKPLSQPELLSILEELLGEEGRGQ
- a CDS encoding response regulator transcription factor encodes the protein MSTILVVEDSTSQREMIANLLRNQGMQVVPARSGVEALKYLKANTPDLVVLDIVMPNPNGYDVCRKMKAHPRTKDIPVIMCSCKGEEFDRYWGMKVGADAYIAKPFHPDEMINAVRQLLTL